ATTGAAAAAATGGATGAGCAAAGCAGTCCTAACCTCCGGGGGCGAGCAGAAAGCCAGCCTTTTGTTCGGCCTGGCACAGCTTAATGAGTTTGAAAAGAACCCGGATAAATTTAAGCCCGCGCCGGTTGTAAACATGCCCGACGGTTCGCCTATTGGGACTGATGATTTTGGCTGCGGAATGTAAATATTTCTATAAGTAATTTTGACTATGGCAGATACGATCAAAACAGGTTTAATGGCTTACGGCATGTCGGGAAGGATATTTCATGCACCCTTTGTTGCCCTGCATCCCGGCTTTGACTTGAAAGCGGTGGTTGAGCGGCATGAGAAAAAAGCCGCGGCTGATTACCCGGGCATTACAAGCTACAACAGCGTTGATGAATTACTCGCAGATAAGGAGATCGAATTCGTCATCGTCAATACGCCTCCCTATACCCACTTCGAGCTGGCTCAGAAAGCGCTGGAAGCAAATAAGCATGTGTTGATCGAAAAACCAATAGCCACCAGCTCCAAAGAAGTGAAAACACTTTTTGATCTGGGCAGGGAAGTTGGGAAGCACGTCATGGTTTATCAAAACCGGCGCTGGGACAGCGATTTTACATCGGTCAGAAAAGTGATAGAAAGCGGCCGGCTGGGCGAACTGATAGAGGTGCATTTCCGGTTCGACCGGTATAAAGCGGCATTGAGCCCGAAGGTATTTAAGGAAACAAAGAACACTCCCGGCAGCGGCCTGGTTTACGACCTCGGTCCGCATTTGATCGATCAGGCGATCAGCCTGTTCGGGCGACCGCTTTCGTTTAAAAAGACAAGCGGCATTTACCGCGAAAATTCGCAAGTGCCGGATTATTTCCATTTCCACCTGGAATACCCGCATCAGCTGAATGTTTATCTTACATCGGGCCTGCTCATTGCTCAGCCAACACCATCCTTCGTGGTACACGGCACATTGGGCAGCTACCTCAAAAACCGGGTGGATGTGCAGGAGGCGCAACTGGACAAAATGATGCGGCCGGATGATCCCAAATATGGGGTCGAGCCTGCCGGCGAAGAAGGCTTGCTGGTGACAGTGGGCGCCGATACCCAAAAAACAACAGAAATTATTTCTTCGGAAAAAGGCGACTATTCACATTTATTTGAAGCTGTTTATCAGACTATCAGGAATAATGCGTTATATCCCATAACCGAAGAACATATTGCCTGGCAAATGGAATTGCTGGAAGCTTAGGAGCAGATTTCTGATATGCAGATATCAAGTGTATAAAAACACTAAATCATTTGCACATCTGCATATTCGCACATCTGCACATCAATAAGAATTGTTACTTTTATCGCATAATGAAAAAACTACTTGTCCTTTTTAGCCTGATCATAGCAGCAGGTTGTTCCAATGCTCAGAATAAGGCCGCTCAAAACATTGAAAACATACCGCCTTTCAAAATAATGAAGGCCGACAGCACCTGGTTCACCGTTAAGGACCTGAAAGCGCATAAGCCGGTGATGATCATCTATTTTTCGCCCGATTGCAGCCACTGCCAGCACCTGATGTACGAAATGAAGCCGAAAATGAAGGAATTTGCCAACACACAGATCGTGATGGTAACTTTTACCGATTACAACAGGCTGGCGATGATCCGGAATTTTAACCGCGACTTCGACCTGAAAAAATACCCGAATATAACTGTAGGTACAGAGGCACGTACGTACCTTGTGCAGCAATATTATCATGTGGCAACCACGCCTTATATTGCCATTTATGGCAAAAACGGCAAGCTGGTAAGGGCTTTTGAAAAGGCGCCGAGCATTGATACCCTGGCCGAGACGGTAAAAAAATCCTGATCATTATTGTTGCTGCTGTTGTTGCTGCAGCATCTCCATATAAACCTGGTAACTGTTTTTAGGGCGATCGTCCACGGGTTTAAATTCCGGCGTTTTAGTTTCTTCCTGTACCGAATGAGAACTGTGTACCTCGTCCTCGTACCCTACTGACACGGCTACTTCCAGCACATGGTCCGACGATCCTTTATAAACGCCCCGCACAGGCGAGCAATCCAAAAAATTACGGCCTACTGCCAGCCGCACGTGTG
Above is a window of Mucilaginibacter ginsenosidivorans DNA encoding:
- a CDS encoding Gfo/Idh/MocA family oxidoreductase; the encoded protein is MADTIKTGLMAYGMSGRIFHAPFVALHPGFDLKAVVERHEKKAAADYPGITSYNSVDELLADKEIEFVIVNTPPYTHFELAQKALEANKHVLIEKPIATSSKEVKTLFDLGREVGKHVMVYQNRRWDSDFTSVRKVIESGRLGELIEVHFRFDRYKAALSPKVFKETKNTPGSGLVYDLGPHLIDQAISLFGRPLSFKKTSGIYRENSQVPDYFHFHLEYPHQLNVYLTSGLLIAQPTPSFVVHGTLGSYLKNRVDVQEAQLDKMMRPDDPKYGVEPAGEEGLLVTVGADTQKTTEIISSEKGDYSHLFEAVYQTIRNNALYPITEEHIAWQMELLEA
- a CDS encoding TlpA family protein disulfide reductase; protein product: MKKLLVLFSLIIAAGCSNAQNKAAQNIENIPPFKIMKADSTWFTVKDLKAHKPVMIIYFSPDCSHCQHLMYEMKPKMKEFANTQIVMVTFTDYNRLAMIRNFNRDFDLKKYPNITVGTEARTYLVQQYYHVATTPYIAIYGKNGKLVRAFEKAPSIDTLAETVKKS